A genomic segment from Streptomyces sp. NBC_00459 encodes:
- a CDS encoding MarR family winged helix-turn-helix transcriptional regulator — translation MPKPLSLPFDPIARADELWKQRWGNVPSMAAITSIMRAQQILLAEVDAVVKPYGLTFARYEALVLLTFSKAGELPMSKIGERLMVHPTSVTNTVDRLVKSGLVARRPNPNDGRGTLATITEKGRETVDAATRDLMAMDFGLGVYDAEECAEIFAMLRPLRVAASDFDEE, via the coding sequence GTGCCGAAGCCGCTCAGTCTCCCCTTCGACCCCATCGCCCGCGCCGACGAACTGTGGAAGCAGCGCTGGGGAAACGTCCCGTCCATGGCCGCGATCACCTCGATCATGCGCGCGCAGCAGATTCTGCTCGCGGAGGTCGACGCGGTGGTGAAGCCGTACGGTCTGACGTTCGCGCGGTACGAGGCGCTGGTGCTGCTCACCTTCTCCAAGGCGGGCGAGCTGCCGATGTCCAAGATCGGTGAGCGTCTGATGGTCCACCCGACCTCGGTCACCAACACCGTGGACCGCCTGGTGAAGTCGGGCCTGGTCGCCAGACGCCCCAACCCGAACGACGGCCGCGGCACCCTCGCCACGATCACCGAGAAGGGCCGCGAGACGGTCGACGCGGCGACCCGCGACCTGATGGCGATGGACTTCGGCCTCGGCGTGTACGACGCGGAGGAGTGCGCGGAGATCTTCGCGATGTTGCGGCCGCTGCGGGTGGCTGCGAGCGACTTCGACGAGGAGTAG
- a CDS encoding glycoside hydrolase family 6 protein encodes MSRLIPTLAVLAVLAALGLTAGCAAAPGVGEAAVVSGATKEASTDGDRLFWVDPAGPAARQVRLWQRQGRAKEARLLRRIAEQPAALWPAGDDPVPVIRAATEAAAREGRTTIFVAYNIPHRDCGQHSAGGAGDADAYRAWIGRFAEALGDSRALVVLEPDAVAHVVDGCTPGEYHAERERLLGEAVARLKRQPRTKVYLDAGNPDWIEEPSKLVEPLRRAGIARADGFALNVSNFQTDVATRKYGVALSHALGGKHFVVDSSRNGNGPLGGDRSDAWCNPPGRALGTRPTTRTGERALDAYLWIKRPGESDGECRGGPAAGRWWPEYALGLARNSRTR; translated from the coding sequence ATGTCCCGGCTGATCCCCACCCTCGCGGTACTCGCGGTACTCGCGGCGCTCGGGCTCACGGCGGGTTGCGCCGCCGCGCCCGGGGTGGGCGAGGCGGCCGTCGTCAGTGGTGCCACCAAGGAAGCCTCCACCGACGGGGACCGGCTGTTCTGGGTCGATCCGGCGGGCCCCGCCGCCCGCCAGGTCCGGCTCTGGCAGCGGCAGGGCCGCGCGAAGGAGGCGCGGCTGCTGCGGCGGATCGCCGAGCAGCCCGCCGCGCTGTGGCCCGCCGGCGACGATCCGGTGCCGGTGATCCGGGCCGCCACCGAGGCAGCGGCGCGGGAAGGGCGTACGACCATCTTCGTGGCGTACAACATTCCGCACCGCGACTGCGGTCAGCACTCGGCGGGCGGGGCCGGTGACGCGGACGCCTACCGGGCGTGGATCGGGCGGTTCGCCGAAGCACTCGGGGACAGCCGGGCGCTGGTCGTCCTCGAACCGGACGCGGTCGCGCATGTAGTGGACGGCTGCACGCCCGGCGAGTACCACGCCGAGCGTGAGCGGCTGCTCGGGGAGGCCGTGGCGCGGCTCAAGCGGCAGCCCCGTACAAAGGTGTATCTGGACGCCGGGAACCCCGACTGGATCGAGGAGCCGTCGAAGCTCGTCGAACCGCTGCGGCGGGCCGGGATCGCACGGGCCGACGGTTTCGCGCTGAACGTCTCCAACTTCCAGACGGACGTGGCGACCCGGAAGTACGGGGTCGCCCTCTCCCACGCCCTAGGCGGCAAGCACTTCGTCGTCGACAGCAGCCGCAACGGGAACGGGCCGCTGGGCGGCGACCGGAGCGATGCCTGGTGCAACCCGCCGGGACGCGCCCTGGGCACCCGCCCGACCACCCGCACCGGCGAGCGCGCCCTCGACGCCTATCTGTGGATCAAGCGGCCCGGCGAGTCGGACGGCGAGTGCCGGGGCGGACCGGCGGCCGGGCGGTGGTGGCCCGAGTACGCGCTCGGCCTGGCCCGCAACTCCCGTACGCGGTAG
- a CDS encoding DUF6230 family protein, with protein MESQVRGGTRWKRFAVVMVPSVAATACIGVALAQGALAASFSVSGQSFKVSADYIEGTGFSQYGAIDAGKTLEGKDTIHPVAVSAFSNARIQNMCQSVVTPNIPLLGSVTLQLTAGNSGDKDKQVSAKNLYIDVEDLAAEKAVFSGMDIGVAAGSLTDPPMKGGAEKSNPYGFGQSADSVELYKVKQTAWATTAGTFTLPGLSMKLYSGTKECY; from the coding sequence ATGGAGTCCCAGGTGCGTGGCGGGACCAGATGGAAGCGTTTCGCTGTGGTGATGGTGCCCAGCGTTGCCGCTACGGCATGTATAGGTGTTGCCCTCGCGCAGGGTGCCCTCGCCGCTTCGTTCAGCGTGTCCGGCCAGTCGTTCAAGGTCAGCGCTGACTACATCGAGGGCACGGGCTTCTCGCAGTACGGCGCCATCGACGCGGGCAAGACGCTGGAGGGCAAGGACACCATTCACCCGGTTGCGGTGTCGGCGTTCTCCAATGCCCGTATCCAGAACATGTGCCAGTCGGTCGTCACACCGAACATCCCGCTGCTCGGCTCTGTCACTCTGCAGCTGACCGCGGGTAACAGTGGCGACAAGGACAAGCAGGTCTCCGCCAAGAACCTCTACATCGACGTCGAGGACCTCGCCGCCGAGAAGGCTGTGTTCAGCGGCATGGACATCGGCGTCGCCGCCGGTTCCCTGACCGACCCGCCCATGAAGGGCGGCGCAGAGAAGTCGAACCCCTACGGTTTCGGCCAGTCGGCGGATTCCGTGGAGCTGTACAAGGTGAAGCAGACGGCGTGGGCCACCACCGCCGGAACCTTCACGCTGCCCGGTCTGAGCATGAAGCTCTACTCGGGTACCAAGGAGTGCTACTAA
- a CDS encoding ATP-binding protein produces MCASLAVSACPISTDLTKAPPPGPDTLTYGFTLPAEAVSSRVARATTRVVLQTHGLEEMADAAVQVVGELTACAFRFAADASVYVSLRWWEGELQVVLYDGHRRHVHPRLAAACDERRGDALRVLGCVVEGCGGEWGFGEAREPGGGTRMWAVLPWAGARKFEGVRAGRG; encoded by the coding sequence ATGTGTGCATCGCTCGCCGTTTCGGCCTGTCCCATCTCGACCGACCTCACGAAGGCGCCGCCGCCCGGCCCCGACACGCTCACGTACGGCTTCACCCTGCCTGCCGAGGCGGTGAGTTCGCGGGTTGCCCGGGCTACGACTCGGGTTGTGCTCCAGACGCATGGGCTGGAGGAGATGGCGGACGCCGCGGTGCAGGTGGTGGGGGAGCTGACGGCGTGCGCTTTCCGGTTCGCTGCGGATGCGTCGGTGTACGTGTCGCTGCGGTGGTGGGAGGGGGAGCTGCAGGTCGTTCTCTACGACGGTCACCGGAGGCATGTGCATCCCCGGCTGGCTGCTGCCTGCGATGAGCGCAGGGGGGATGCGTTGCGGGTGTTGGGGTGCGTGGTGGAGGGGTGCGGTGGGGAGTGGGGGTTCGGGGAGGCTCGGGAGCCGGGAGGGGGGACGCGGATGTGGGCTGTCCTGCCTTGGGCAGGGGCTCGGAAGTTCGAGGGTGTGAGGGCCGGGAGGGGGTGA
- a CDS encoding DUF3817 domain-containing protein: MKKSVLTRYRVMAYVTGVLLVLLTLGVIAKYALKLDGADGFTSVVGIAHGWLYVVYLVFAFDLGSKAKWPVRKQLWVLLAGTVPTAAFFVERQVSRELAAQLAEPTPVVAKA, encoded by the coding sequence ATGAAGAAGAGCGTGTTGACCCGCTACCGCGTCATGGCCTACGTCACCGGTGTGCTGCTGGTTCTGCTGACCCTCGGAGTGATCGCCAAGTACGCGCTGAAGCTCGACGGCGCCGACGGCTTCACGAGTGTCGTCGGTATCGCGCACGGCTGGCTGTACGTCGTGTACCTGGTGTTCGCCTTCGATCTGGGCTCCAAGGCGAAGTGGCCGGTCCGCAAGCAACTGTGGGTCCTGCTCGCCGGCACCGTTCCCACCGCCGCGTTCTTCGTCGAGCGGCAGGTCAGCCGCGAGCTGGCGGCACAGCTCGCGGAGCCGACGCCGGTGGTTGCCAAGGCGTAA
- a CDS encoding DUF6114 domain-containing protein, with protein sequence MSAETPAAPSLFDRLRLQFRAWRGTRPFWAGLFVMFAGVPIMYFPYAHLTIGQLTVRMSTTAGAGSLIIGALLVVLGISLWFQKHVRTFAGTAAILLGLVSLPVSNFGGFVVGFLLALVGGALAIAWAPGEPEPDTRYGVPAGNGGTDAAPAAESPEAPASAEAGDGADPAAEPGVLDMSKSNEPYEPNDLSGTSPVNGANGRRSAG encoded by the coding sequence ATGAGCGCCGAGACTCCTGCCGCCCCCAGTCTGTTCGACCGGTTGAGGCTGCAGTTCCGCGCCTGGCGGGGTACGAGGCCGTTCTGGGCCGGTCTGTTCGTCATGTTCGCCGGTGTCCCGATCATGTACTTCCCCTACGCGCACCTCACGATCGGTCAGCTCACGGTCCGCATGTCCACAACGGCCGGCGCGGGATCCCTGATCATCGGAGCCCTGCTCGTCGTCCTGGGCATCAGCCTCTGGTTCCAGAAGCATGTACGGACCTTCGCCGGCACCGCCGCGATCCTGCTGGGACTCGTGTCCCTCCCGGTCTCCAACTTCGGCGGGTTCGTCGTCGGCTTCCTGCTGGCCCTGGTCGGCGGCGCGCTGGCCATCGCCTGGGCGCCCGGTGAGCCGGAGCCGGACACGAGGTACGGAGTGCCTGCGGGTAACGGCGGCACGGATGCGGCCCCCGCAGCGGAGTCCCCCGAGGCCCCGGCGTCTGCCGAGGCCGGCGATGGAGCGGACCCGGCGGCGGAGCCCGGCGTACTGGACATGAGCAAGTCGAACGAGCCGTACGAGCCGAACGATCTGTCAGGAACGAGCCCGGTGAACGGGGCGAACGGGAGGCGCAGTGCCGGCTGA
- a CDS encoding tetratricopeptide repeat protein, producing the protein MQPRNMSMSGVVDLAAVKAAQEAKSKAEQARAEAARQGGGGGVSPADLVIDVDEAGFELDVLQRSTEVPVVIDFWAEWCEPCKQLSPVLERLAVEYNGRFVLAKIDVDANQMLMQQFGIQGIPAVFAVVAGQALPLFQGAAGEQQIRQTLDQLVQVAEQRFGLTGLVVDADAAPGDRPVAAAPQDPVGPYDALLEAAVQALDAGDLGGAVQAYRNVLSDDPGNTEAKLGLVQAELLQRVQGVDPQQVRKDAAEKPKDPTAQIVAADLDLVGGHVEDAFGRLIETVGRTAGDDRDAVRLRLLELFEVVGADDPRVAAARRALARALF; encoded by the coding sequence ATGCAGCCACGGAACATGTCCATGAGCGGGGTCGTCGACCTCGCCGCGGTGAAGGCGGCCCAGGAGGCCAAGTCGAAGGCGGAGCAGGCGCGCGCCGAAGCCGCCCGGCAGGGCGGGGGAGGGGGCGTGTCGCCGGCCGACCTCGTCATCGACGTAGATGAGGCCGGGTTCGAACTCGACGTCCTGCAGCGGTCCACCGAGGTGCCCGTCGTCATCGACTTCTGGGCCGAGTGGTGCGAGCCGTGCAAGCAGTTGAGCCCCGTTCTCGAACGGCTGGCCGTCGAGTACAACGGGCGCTTCGTCCTCGCCAAGATCGACGTCGACGCCAACCAGATGCTGATGCAGCAGTTCGGCATCCAGGGGATTCCGGCCGTCTTCGCCGTCGTCGCCGGTCAGGCACTGCCCCTCTTCCAGGGTGCCGCCGGTGAACAGCAGATCCGCCAGACCCTCGATCAGCTCGTGCAGGTCGCCGAGCAGCGCTTCGGGCTCACCGGCCTCGTCGTCGACGCGGATGCCGCACCCGGCGACCGGCCCGTCGCCGCCGCTCCCCAGGACCCGGTCGGGCCGTACGACGCGTTGCTCGAAGCCGCCGTGCAGGCCCTGGACGCGGGGGACCTGGGTGGTGCGGTGCAGGCGTACAGGAACGTGCTGAGCGACGACCCCGGGAACACGGAGGCCAAGCTCGGTCTCGTCCAGGCCGAGTTGCTTCAGCGGGTGCAGGGAGTCGATCCGCAGCAGGTCCGCAAGGACGCCGCCGAGAAGCCGAAGGACCCGACGGCGCAGATCGTCGCCGCCGACCTGGATCTGGTGGGCGGCCATGTCGAGGACGCGTTCGGGCGGCTCATCGAGACGGTGGGGCGTACGGCGGGCGACGACCGCGATGCCGTACGGCTGCGGCTGCTGGAGCTGTTCGAGGTCGTCGGCGCGGATGATCCACGGGTCGCCGCGGCCCGGCGGGCGCTGGCACGGGCGTTGTTCTGA
- a CDS encoding TetR/AcrR family transcriptional regulator, whose translation MQSRTPVSRTGRPRSATADAAILAATRDALVELGWSKLTLGDVATRAGVAKTTLYRRWPGKNELVVDAVAALFDELEMPDRGSLAADIEGVVLQFAAILVRPETKSGLMAVVAESTHDDALRERIRASIVDRQKRLVLEGRARAQQRGELPPETDPEEAARTVDLIFDMVAGAVVHRTLVSAEPVDPEWAGAFTRVLVLGLGRNP comes from the coding sequence ATGCAGAGCCGCACGCCCGTCAGCCGTACGGGACGCCCCCGGAGCGCCACCGCGGACGCGGCGATCCTGGCGGCGACGCGGGACGCGCTGGTCGAACTGGGCTGGTCAAAGCTGACGTTGGGAGACGTGGCGACGCGCGCGGGGGTGGCGAAGACGACCCTCTACCGCCGCTGGCCCGGCAAGAACGAACTGGTCGTCGACGCGGTCGCGGCCCTCTTCGACGAACTGGAGATGCCCGACCGGGGCAGCCTCGCCGCCGACATCGAGGGTGTCGTCCTCCAGTTCGCGGCGATCCTGGTGCGCCCGGAGACGAAGAGCGGTCTGATGGCGGTGGTCGCGGAGTCGACGCACGACGACGCGCTGCGGGAACGCATCCGGGCGTCGATCGTGGACCGCCAGAAACGCCTGGTCCTGGAAGGCCGCGCCCGCGCGCAGCAGCGCGGCGAACTCCCCCCGGAAACAGACCCGGAGGAGGCCGCCCGCACGGTGGACCTGATCTTCGACATGGTCGCGGGCGCGGTGGTGCACCGCACCCTGGTGAGCGCGGAGCCGGTGGACCCGGAGTGGGCGGGAGCCTTCACCCGGGTGCTGGTGCTGGGGCTGGGCCGCAACCCGTAG